Proteins encoded in a region of the Dreissena polymorpha isolate Duluth1 chromosome 6, UMN_Dpol_1.0, whole genome shotgun sequence genome:
- the LOC127833961 gene encoding uncharacterized protein LOC127833961 isoform X2, with protein MDTSCVMSMAVPGSAATTMRTSVMPSSYALQISESAITASYEEHNDSARNVSKDVKRKEAFTKKADKRLSSNTLTTLTTANMEKDIEKLNIDIHKLTVEIEKIQMDKKYLLHLKINKGCLQNMHAPLYGL; from the exons ATGGACACCTCATGTGTGATGAGCATGGCTGTGCCGGGCTCCGCCGCCACCACCATGAGGACGTCCGTGATGC CTTCTTCATATGCATTACAAATAAGTGAGAGTGCCATAACAGCAAGCTATGAAGAACACAAtg ATTCCGCAAGGAATGTCAGTAAAGACGTGAAGCGAAAAGAAG CATTCACAAAGAAGGCCGACAAAAGATTGTCCAGCAATACATTAACAACGCTGACTACTGCAAACATGGAAAAGGACATTGAAAAGTTGAATATTGACATACACAAATTAACTGTAGAAATTGAAAAAATCCAAATGGATAAAAAATATCTgctgcatttaaaaataaacaagggctgtttgcaaaacatgcatgcccccctatatgggctataa